A region from the Tachyglossus aculeatus isolate mTacAcu1 chromosome 5, mTacAcu1.pri, whole genome shotgun sequence genome encodes:
- the SFTPC gene encoding pulmonary surfactant-associated protein C, with translation MDASKEVLMESPPDYSVAPRGRLGIPCCPFHLKRLLIIVVVVVLIVVVVLGALLMGLHMSQKHTEMVLEMSIGGPGAQQRLALSGHEGTATFSVGATGTVVYDYYRLLIAYQPSPGATCYVTKMAPENIPSLDAITREFQSYQAKPSMPAAKVEQEETKDASPTALADRSLLSTTVNVLCGEVPVYYI, from the exons ATGGATGCCAGCAAAGAAGTCCTGATGGAGAGTCCGCCG GACTACTCTGTGGCCCCCCGGGGCCGGCTCGGGATCCCCTGCTGCCCTTTCCACCTCAAGCGGCTGCTCATCATCGTCGTGGTGGTCGTGCTCATCGTGGTGGTTGTCCTGGGGGCCCTGCTCATGGGACTGCACATGAGCCAGAAGCACACGGAGATG GTCTTGGAGATGAGCATTGGGGGGCCAGGGGCCCAGCAGCGCCTGGCTCTGAGTGGCCACGAAGGCACCGCCACCTTCTCCGTGGGGGCCACGGGCACTGTGGTGTATGACTACTATCGG CTCCTCATTGCGTACCAGCCCTCCCCGGGGGCCACCTGCTACGTCACTAAAATGGCTCCGGAAAATATCCCCAGCCTGGATGCCATCACTCGTGAGTTCCAGAGCTACCAG GCCAAACCCTCCATGCCAGCCGCAAAGGTGGAACAAGAAGAGACCAAGGACGCTAGCCCCACGGCCCTGGCAGATCGCTCCCTCCTGAGTACCACAGTGAATGTCCTGTGTGGTGAGGTGCCCGTCTACTACATCTAG